ttcacatctgcatcgtggctttcatttcataaacaaaAGTCACAACATGCAGCTACATTTGTTGTACGACAGTTGCACCATAACCCCATTGACTGTGGTACAATGAGATTCCATCTTTGTGCCTGCCAATGTGACAGTGGACCATCTTACTGTAGGTCACTTTTATATAATTATAGAAGTAATTGTACTGTCAAATCAAAACCCTCTTGGTGCCGACTGCCAGATAAAGGCTACTCAGCAATTATTTTACACTGCTGAATTTGCACGTCCCATATTTCACACTGTCATAGAGCAATAATATGTGATCACCGAACCGTGATTGGGTGCCATAGGTGTCAATGGGGACATAAATCCGTCCGGAAAGGGTGCTGCTAGATATCGGTTCCcattacgttcatgtgaatgagcccttagcacAACAACTCTAGAAGCCACTTATGAGCAGTTTTCTGCCATGTTTTCAAGTTACCAAGTTCACAGCTAAGCAATATTAGAAGTGTGAAGAACTGCCCCCAGCTAGCTCTTCATAGAGCTCAAATACATGCAAACAATCTTTGTCCTGTTGGGGAAATGCACTGAAAATCCCATTCAAGTGCTTTACCTGTGTCAGGGCAGTGGCCCGATTCTCGCTGGGGAAGAGTGGTGGGTCTTCGCCAACTTGGAAGTCAAAGTAGACCGTCTTGTGTGTGAAAGTCGAGAACTCGTTACTAAAGCAGAACTTGTACGTTCCATTACGGGAGGCGGTAAAGGTGAAGCTGTCGTATTGTTTCTTCATCTCTTTGTACAGCACAATCCCATCTGGGTCTTCAAGCCGACAATCCACATCATAATGGCCACCGGTGATGACCTGTGGAGAAGAAGGTCAGAGGACACGATTAGAAGCCAGTATATCCTTTGACACCAATGAGAAAAacatcttttaaaggaaacctaccacttgaagtggcaggtataagagggaactacactttttaaactttatggccgaagctgcttcggcgcagggaggtacgcactcggcgcttaccatgcgcatgaccgtgcacgcggctacatagaaagtgaaggagagccgtgcgcacggtcgcgcgtatggtgcgccgagcgcgtacctccctgcgccgaagcagcttcggccataaagtttaaaaagtgttttaaaccgcgatattgtggtttaaaacactaacaaaaataagctctggcaccagctcaccctgagctggtgctcagtagttccctcttatacctgccacttcaagtggtaggtttcctttaatataatgcaaatgagcctcatgggCTCCTCTATGTCACAGAAGCCCCTGCTTGCTCTGTCTTCtgataattattcacacctccattCAGTGTTTCTACCCACCTCCACCCTCCCCTCCCAGAGAGTCTGACATGCCGTTTTTTGGCAAATCCAGCAAAGGGCCGCTGGTGCTCATTTGCGTAATTGTAAGAGACATAtatttctcaaaaactaagctattagaCACAAAAAGAAAAGGACCCTGCTCCGGGAGGACGCACCAgcatgtgtgcttggtttagaagcccTGCGTCCATGTGGTAGATTCCCTTCAACTATTGCGCCAAAGTTATTTAAGAAGAAATCCATGTTAAGACAGGAGTCCAAAATTTGGTGTACAGAGTGCACTTCAGGTGTTCATTTACCAAACTTATTTTCAGTTAGGGCAATTTATTTTCGGTTAATGTTGCAACCTTTGCCAAGCAACAGATTATAACATCACATTCTACAATACGTAGTAAGGAGCTCATTGTATTAAAATGTGGTGTGTAACACAAGTTTTAGGGATGGTCATAGTTCATTCAGACAATGGGATTATAATAATCACAATGAAAAATAGAGACAGTGCCTATTACACCACCCCATGGCACAGGGCCCAGTATTGGAGGGTAAAAGAGTGGAAATTAAACATCCTCAGCCACAAAGCCAAGAAATCACTAAAAGGAGAAGAAAACACTGAATACATTTGAGCTTTGGGAATGTCTAGCAATATGATTTTACCAGCATAACCTAAGAGTAAAATATGTACTGCCAACTTTTTCTACAGGTAGATGTATGTTGACAAACCGGGATAGTCATTGGAATGTGACAGGACTGTGACCAAGGAGCAGACAATAGGAAGTACATTAGTATTCGCACCCACAGTATACAAGTCCTACTTCTACAGGTGCTTTCAACTGCAATTTACTCTTATGTGCAGGCAGGATgtcatagagcagcaggagcaggtAGTTTTGTGGGAAAGGTTTCTGTAAAATTTGCCATTTATATCTCATACTGACAGgcagaccccctcccccatgactACTATGAATACAGAGGTAGCTGATGGCGCTGCCTCCTTAACTTCTCATAGAAACGCATACAAGTGAAGAAACATCATGTGACACTGAATATCTTTCCTCAAAACTATGCATTgatctcttcctgctctataacatgttgccggTAGATTACACGACCGTACATTTCCACGTGCCAGGTTCCCTTAGATATGAATGGCCTTCTCTACAGACATGTCCATTTTAGTATATGCTTGTATTTCACATGACATAAGGCTGGATCGTGTTTTCTTAAAGTTTTTAATTCCTCTGTTAATcctccaaaaaatgtaaaatgtgatTGCTTCAATGCAGCCAAAATGGCAAATTATTATAGCACACCTAACCATTCGACAAACTTTGCTGTGTTTATGGGAGGAGTAACTATTTCTGATCTTCCTATGGCTAGGGTTTTTCCAACAATTTCTCTTCTGTAGACTCCAAGTCAGATTTTCAGTTCTCCCTGAGCTTATGGTTGTATAGCTAGCTGCCCTGACTCTCGCCGCTCCACCCCACTCCTCTCCATAAAGCCTCCATTTTAAATCAAACCTCAGTCAAGTTCTAAAAATGTACCCCCAATTTTTTAGAGGCAATATTTTTTGGGGAGATAGAGGAAGAATTACAGAAAAGGAACAGGAACGCGGGTACTATCCATGGCTAAGCACAATAACAAAACATCAACGGTGGTTTTTATCAATTGTTGAGGGAACAACGAATTGAAAAGGGTATTGAAAATTTACAAGAAAACGTAACGGCAGTCGTCCAAGTCGTCCAGGAACTAAGGCTAAAGAGACAATGGGTGACTTCGAGACAATGACAAAGCACAAAAGTGAATCTAGAGCCCAGTGAAAATCTGAAGTATTTCCATTAGATTTCTCAGATTTTCATCACTTTTATCAGcttttcacataaaaaaaaaaaaaaaaaaaaaagaagatacaAATATTAAATTTTCTAATAAAAGCAAATAATACAATGATTGCAGAGAGGATTAGTATACAGAAACCTGTCTGACGGGTCAGGGCTGATAACACACAGGAGCTATAGCCAAATGCCAGTGCACAGCTACAGCACAGAGCAAAAGGCCATCAGGAACATTAACAAATTATGATCATCAAGCTTTAAATTTATATCCTCTTCTGTTTCTTTTCACATCCATAGGGCATccgatgtttttttaaatttgctaaataaataaaatgatgaacaTTGGTTAGATGGCATTACACCTGGTTCCCATtatcaggggaaaaaaaaactgtttgccCATCAGTATTTTTTGCAGACCCAGTATGGGTCAGTACATGGTCCTTGAAAATCATTTACAGcatacagagaaaaagaaaaggatGTGTGACGTGTCAGTAGTATTGCCAAGCTTACTTATACACCATTCTGAGAAGGATTCCAGCATTCAAAACACTACAAATACATCAACATACGCAAACCATAGAGAACAACCTCTTATCCTCAATATTGTATTCTACTGTCACCTGGTACTTGGACCAGGTTATTTTCCGTACAGCAGTTGCATCTCTTCTTCCTGAACACTTCTGGAGAGGAGCCACATTTAtatcacaaaaaaatttttttaggacCTGGTTGGAGTTACTGGATCCCCTTTAAAGCAACATCATTTATGGCGTATCCCCAGAACAGATACATGCTACTCCTATCTTGTGGCAGCAGGGAATGAGGAGGCTACACATCAAAGGCTACCTCCATTCTACGCTTTTCTTGAAGATTTATTTTCCTTACATCAAAATAAAACATATCGACAGATCACCTGTAACAAATGTTTCTTCTCTGTCATGTCCTGCTTATGGCCTTTCAGGTACAAAGAATGTTATTACTGAAATCATATGGGttttaacacaaaataaattAGATATTTGAAGATGATACTATGCCATGTAAAGCAAtaaatacagaggaggatagtttaattacagagggatttgtagaaACAGGAACCCTCGGCTGATAAAAGGCTAATCAACTTATTGTAGATAAATGTTAGGTAAAGGTTGTGCACTTGGGGCAAGGAAACAAAAGTAGAGAAAATATTAAATTGGTGGGCACaaatgaccagagccaggcatggTAGAAAAATCAATGTGAATTGGGCTACATTTACCTGGAACTCTAGCGTACACTTGGTTCCCTGAGTGATGTCTTCATAGAAGCACTGCTTGGCGTTATCCGGAAGTTCAAAGGTAATTTCCGAAGCAGTGGTACACCCCAGGGCGAGCAGGAATAGTGACAGCAAGGACCCCATCCTGGAATCCGTCACCAGAGACAGCAGCATCTTCACCTTATTACTGGCCACAACCCACACAGACAATCACCACCTAGAAAGGACCAAGAATACAAAAGAAAATGTGTTTTTGGAAATCCAGTCACTGTTAGTAATGTCGCTGATACATGTTACACATTGATATTAGTGAGTGTCACCTGATGTGCTACAAGCCAGTATACGGGATGCAGTGTTATTTTAGATTGTGTACATGAAGTCACATTAATGTCATGTGCATATATCCCAAGGCTACAGAGACAAATACATTTCTGTGGTGTCCCTGTGGTGAACCTGGGTCAGGTTCACCACAGAGACACCCGACCCAATAGATGTACATGGTTTCCATGCTCGGCCTTGcataaaatcttaaaggggttttccacaaaaAAGGTAAACCCCTAGAGGAcggggtggaaaaaaaaaataaatggaagtATACTGGCCCTGCTCCAGCTCCTGGCCGCTTTGTACAGCTACCCGCTGGGCCAAGGAGTAGCCTCCTCAGACCATGAGACTTCCTTTGTTGCCCCCTAttccaaggaggccactcattgactGACTCCCCAAAAATGTCCTGCTGGTTGAAAGCCCGAAAACCAGAAGTAACAGATCAACAAGGgaatcagactgtaagctcttgtgagcagggccctcactcctattgttccatatgaatgtttgtactctgcaatgtaatattagatttgtatatgtcccctatgatttgtaaaacatCACGGaacatgatggtgctatataaataaagattattgttattagGAGTTATGCCTTCTTATTTTTCTTCCCACCTTGCTCCCAGGCCCCAAGGGGTTTTCTAGACTCCTTGAGAACCCTGTTCAGGCGATGGTCACATGCTGCATTTTAAGACACAATTCAAAGGCTCCAACTACGATCACTTACTGAAGTAACATCGTGTTTGCTAAAAACGAGGGAAATGCAAGAGTACCTCAGCATGCGATCACAGACTTTGGATTGCGTCTTAAAGGGGCTGTGTCACAAATGACACCTATCTCTATCCACAATATATAGGAGGGGTGTCTGTATTCTATTTACCACTGTGTATCCAAGCAATTGCCCCACATGGGGCTCTTGCTGTTTTCTGTttatgtgattgctgggggcgaaGGTCACAGACAGATCCTTATTCCACTAAAATCAAAACAGATTACAGACTTGGCCAGATGTTCATTGCCATCATTCACACACAGCAGATTTGAAGATAAAATTTAAGAGTTGGTTCCATTCATCTGATGGGGCTTACAgaaacatccccatacagatgtATGGAGCGAATCCAACAGAGCTGCGGCACTTAAATTACAGCTCCATCTTAGTGATGGTTTGTGACTAGGTGCAGTGACAactcttcaggtgacagatccccctagtaaaaaaaaagtgagcaTTAATAAGCACCAAGGAGGAAACTTAAAGATATCAGGATCAGACGTGTCCAAGTGACATGTTATGTACAGCCTGGGCGTGTTCATCACCTTACAGGTCACACATCGGATGATGACAACTGTGATCCGTATATAATGGCAGTTCACACATCACATCAATGTCCACAACATAATCCCTAGGCTTCAGTCAAACATGGCAGTTTTTGATGCTTTTACTTTGAATGCCATTTTAAACTGCATGTCATTTTATGTAACAAACAAGGCAGTGTCTTTCACAATGTAAAAATCGCATCCGTGTGTGAATAGAGGCTGAGGCTGCTGCCTTGGATTTGTGTCAGGGATCTGCAGCAGGTGACCCCCTTGTGTCCATTGCTCTGACATCTCCTGCTTCCCAACCTTATTACATTCACAGGATCCGAATCATTAGACGACTAAAAGTTGGATATTAAAAAGGTTGGATATAAAAGGGGCTGACCCACCCCTGCAATCAGCTGATCAATGGCGGCTGCACCTGGAAAAGGGGTCagagactaataataataataatagataaaaTCTGGACGGACATGGAAATAACCTGCCACGGCTGATACCTGCAGACAATAGCGCACCCCATTGCACTGGATGGGAGTGTACCCCGCACATATACAGCACGCCCAGTATCCCCTGCACCTGTCAC
The DNA window shown above is from Engystomops pustulosus chromosome 1, aEngPut4.maternal, whole genome shotgun sequence and carries:
- the TMED7 gene encoding transmembrane emp24 domain-containing protein 7, which translates into the protein MLLSLVTDSRMGSLLSLFLLALGCTTASEITFELPDNAKQCFYEDITQGTKCTLEFQVITGGHYDVDCRLEDPDGIVLYKEMKKQYDSFTFTASRNGTYKFCFSNEFSTFTHKTVYFDFQVGEDPPLFPSENRATALTQMESACVSIHEALKSVIDYQTHFRLREAQGRSRAEDLNTRVAYWSIGEAIILLVVSIGQVFLLKSFFSDKRTTTTRVGS